The Verrucomicrobiota bacterium genomic sequence GCGACGCACTGGTCGCCGTCAGAGCACGCCCAGGCGAACCCTCCGCCGCTCAATCGAACCACTCGTCCTCGGGATCGAACTTGGGAATGGCGATGTTCAGGATCTTCATCCGCCCGACCGCACGATGACGGCAACCGGGCTTGATCCAGACCGACAGCAAAGGGCGCACCTCGTGCAGCACGCCGTCCAGCTCAAGCTTTCCATCCGGCTCACACTCCAGAATGACGTAAATCTCCGACATGCGGCGATGATAATGCGTGCGCGCATCGATCGAGATGTCCACGTAGTGTACGCTGGCCGGGGCGGACTCCAATTCTCGAAATCCCCGCCGGGCCGTCCCGCAGGGACATGCC encodes the following:
- a CDS encoding cupin, producing MNPVRFEKTQLDTLPGVACPCGTARRGFRELESAPASVHYVDISIDARTHYHRRMSEIYVILECEPDGKLELDGVLHEVRPLLSVWIKPGCRHRAVGRMKILNIAIPKFDPEDEWFD